From a region of the Cognatiyoonia koreensis genome:
- a CDS encoding SDR family NAD(P)-dependent oxidoreductase has translation MLMQDQVAVVTGAAQGIGFAVSTLLSSRGARVAGWDIDPDHHDAMAGLAGPGTGTAFQCDITDVASVKSAYAATCDQLGVPTILVNSAGIAGPNAPVETYDIDAWHTVIDINLNGTFYVNRVCVPGMKEKGYGRILNIASIAGKEGNPNASAYSASKAAVIGFTKSLGKELAGMDIAVNCVTPAAARTRIFDQMSAEHIDYMLSKIPRGRFLEVKEAAEMIVWAVSPENSFTTGAVFDLSGGRATY, from the coding sequence ATGCTAATGCAGGATCAGGTCGCGGTTGTCACAGGTGCAGCGCAGGGTATTGGTTTCGCTGTCTCCACTTTGCTGTCCTCGCGCGGTGCGCGCGTTGCTGGTTGGGATATTGACCCTGACCATCACGACGCAATGGCGGGCCTTGCGGGGCCGGGTACCGGCACTGCCTTTCAGTGTGACATCACTGATGTTGCGTCGGTCAAGTCCGCCTATGCAGCGACGTGTGACCAATTGGGTGTGCCGACGATCCTTGTGAACAGCGCTGGAATTGCCGGACCAAATGCGCCGGTCGAGACGTATGATATTGATGCATGGCATACGGTGATCGATATCAATCTGAACGGCACGTTCTACGTGAACCGGGTCTGCGTGCCAGGAATGAAGGAAAAAGGCTATGGACGTATCCTGAATATTGCGTCGATCGCAGGCAAAGAAGGCAATCCGAATGCATCGGCCTATTCCGCGTCAAAGGCGGCAGTGATCGGTTTCACCAAATCATTGGGTAAGGAGTTGGCTGGCATGGATATCGCTGTGAACTGCGTTACCCCAGCGGCTGCACGCACGCGCATCTTTGATCAGATGAGTGCCGAGCACATCGACTATATGCTGTCAAAAATTCCACGGGGGCGGTTCTTGGAAGTCAAGGAAGCTGCAGAAATGATCGTTTGGGCGGTTTCACCCGAAAACAGTTTCACGACCGGTGCAGTCTTTGATTTGTCAGGTGGTCGCGCGACCTATTGA